The Bifidobacterium animalis subsp. animalis ATCC 25527 genome has a segment encoding these proteins:
- a CDS encoding ABC transporter substrate-binding protein — MSRSTMLRFTPAACAALLALSCSACGEPNAADSSTTMRVAYLSTANYLTTVRGEDFLDETMQHTNVKFTGPYNPTDAYSAVLSGNADATSTGTGSYINFVAQGQPWVAFAIEYYTGDSQGIVASPKSGVNSLEDLYGRNVAIIKRGGTGDYVLHKAFEHAGLDVDRVNIVEMSPSNFQAAFTSGQIDALSSFDQNLAAAMATPSAKLLVNATEYGNKNVSIHLVSKDFATKHPEAVKAMYRALVRESDAAQATPSIITDAYREFGASDDVTEQIAKFNVPVIKPIDAEGLKMLESQAQEYVDFGFIDAMPDLQAASMDCSA; from the coding sequence ATGTCACGATCTACCATGCTCAGATTCACGCCCGCCGCATGCGCAGCGTTGCTTGCACTGTCATGCTCGGCCTGCGGCGAACCGAATGCCGCGGATTCCTCTACGACCATGCGCGTGGCCTATCTGTCGACTGCGAATTACCTGACCACCGTACGCGGAGAAGACTTTCTTGACGAAACGATGCAGCACACCAACGTCAAATTCACCGGCCCATACAACCCAACGGATGCTTACTCCGCAGTGTTGTCGGGCAATGCCGATGCCACGAGTACCGGCACCGGCTCGTACATCAACTTCGTGGCGCAAGGTCAACCGTGGGTGGCCTTCGCAATCGAGTATTACACCGGTGATTCGCAAGGAATCGTGGCCTCGCCGAAATCTGGGGTGAACTCACTTGAAGACCTCTACGGCAGGAACGTTGCGATCATAAAGCGCGGCGGCACCGGCGATTACGTGTTGCACAAGGCATTCGAGCATGCCGGACTCGATGTAGACAGGGTGAACATCGTGGAGATGAGCCCCTCCAATTTCCAGGCGGCTTTCACTTCGGGACAGATCGACGCATTGAGTTCCTTCGACCAGAATCTGGCCGCCGCAATGGCGACCCCGAGCGCGAAACTGCTCGTGAATGCAACGGAATACGGGAATAAGAATGTCTCGATTCATCTGGTGTCGAAGGATTTTGCCACCAAACACCCCGAAGCGGTGAAAGCGATGTATCGGGCGCTCGTCAGGGAATCCGACGCGGCGCAGGCCACGCCGTCGATCATCACCGACGCATACCGGGAATTCGGCGCATCCGATGACGTGACCGAACAGATCGCAAAGTTCAATGTGCCGGTGATCAAGCCGATTGACGCAGAGGGATTGAAGATGTTGGAGTCCCAGGCGCAGGAGTATGTCGATTTCGGATTCATTGACGCAATGCCGGACTTGCAGGCGGCGTCGATGGATTGCTCGGCCTGA
- a CDS encoding ABC transporter ATP-binding protein yields MAPVVNMDSASKRFDGHPVLRNVTLTIRQGEFVSLIGRSGCGKSTLLRMIAGLVPPDSGRIDVSGEYAFGFQDARLVPWLKVWDNITLGIDARRKVRKEAAMLALRHVQLPDMADVLPHTLSGGQMQRISLARALVRQPNLLLLDEPFGALDALTRWDMQDLLLRLRNEHGFATIMVTHDIGEALRLSDRVLVLRNGTIREELRIDRTEVDANNRPSGFAALERRLRGALHE; encoded by the coding sequence ATGGCACCAGTTGTGAACATGGACTCGGCGTCCAAGAGGTTCGACGGGCACCCCGTGCTTCGCAATGTGACCCTCACGATTCGCCAAGGCGAATTCGTGTCGCTCATCGGGCGCTCGGGATGCGGCAAATCAACGTTGTTGCGCATGATCGCCGGGCTGGTTCCGCCGGATTCGGGGCGCATCGATGTTTCCGGCGAGTACGCCTTCGGCTTTCAGGATGCCCGTCTCGTGCCCTGGCTCAAGGTATGGGACAACATCACATTGGGGATTGACGCCAGGCGCAAGGTCCGCAAGGAGGCGGCCATGCTCGCGTTGCGGCACGTGCAGTTGCCGGACATGGCCGATGTGCTGCCCCACACGCTTTCCGGCGGTCAGATGCAACGGATCTCGCTCGCCCGCGCATTGGTTCGTCAGCCGAACCTGCTGCTACTCGATGAGCCATTCGGGGCCTTGGATGCCCTCACCCGTTGGGACATGCAGGATTTGCTGCTCAGATTGCGGAACGAACACGGGTTCGCCACCATCATGGTCACGCACGACATCGGCGAGGCCCTGCGTCTGTCGGATCGTGTGCTCGTGCTGCGAAACGGCACAATCCGCGAGGAACTCCGTATCGATCGCACCGAAGTGGACGCAAACAACCGGCCTTCTGGTTTCGCCGCATTAGAACGTCGGCTGCGCGGCGCGCTTCACGAATAA
- the mfd gene encoding transcription-repair coupling factor, with translation MPDDKARHSKANRSAEETYNELMNGSLLSLRQRLLEDQAFAGLVEGRVDAGEDADPSILVGAPSGIRPALAAASADRKPVVIVVPSGREAEDLVGDLRSWYDGDPNEVAQLMAWETLPHERLSPRADTVANRMETFYRLCHPQSDSEMFGPIRILVMPVRSLIQPVVAGIGDVKPLVFAQGEEIALEDAVQGLVRNSYTRVDLVMDRGEFAVRGGIIDVFVPTEPHPVRIEFFGDEIDTIRRFHSSDQRTYGEPIRSVWATPCRELQLTEGIRERAQSLIGQIPNADDLLESIANAIPQEGMESLIPALVDDLEPVSSMLPRDSIVMLFDPERLRRAVDDLMKTAGEFLATSWHVAASGHGAGAPISFESANFLDLDEMVGQLTYSNHELWKVSGFTVDQSLPGHVQIDAVAPQDLHGSGEKAEDHLGELIRNDYAVVITAAAQGTLSRLKRMLNEIGVVHFDTIRSQAQDGFIDHASKTALLTERDLTGRTSVAAGVKTARKRRKSIDLMELKPGDFVVHEQHGIGRFIEMRQRTTGSGKNQATREYLVIEYAPSKRNAPPDKLFIPTDQLDQVSKYIGAEIPKLNKLGGSDWAQTKAKAKKHVHEIAQNLIRLYSARQRAKGFAFSKDTPWQKELEDAFPYQETADQLTTIDDVKADMEKPIPMDRLICGDVGFGKTEIAIRAAFKAVQDSKQVAVLVPTTLLVQQHLQTFTERFEGFPVNIRAMSRFQSTKEINETIKGLADGTVDVVIGTHKLLSPKIKFKDLGLVIIDEEQRFGVEAKETLKAVRTNVDVLSLSATPIPRTLEMAVTGIREMSTLATPPEDRLPVLTYVGAYEDAQATAAIRRELLRGGQVFYIHNRVEGIEEKAKRLQDLVPEARIGIAHGKMGRKQLDQIIRDFWHRDIDVLLCTTIVETGLDISNANTLIVDRADRFGLSQLHQLRGRVGRGRDRAYAYFLYDPSKPMTEQSHERLVTIAQNTALGSGFDVAMKDLELRGTGNLLGDEQSGHIEGVGFDLYVRMVSEAIEDYKDPERTEPVAVTIDLPIEASIPVDYIGSDKLRLEVYRKLAGARSEKDLNELRDELTDRYGKPPKVFESLFDVARLREKARALGISEIIGQGRKLRISKIDPAESVQLRISRIYPGAQYRPMLNAYTIPTPFEGSMGSGPMESDEVLRWTEQLLDDLAWSAKPVK, from the coding sequence ATGCCCGATGACAAGGCAAGGCACAGCAAGGCGAACCGATCGGCGGAGGAGACCTACAACGAGCTGATGAACGGTTCGCTCCTCTCCCTCAGGCAGCGTCTTTTGGAGGATCAGGCATTCGCCGGTTTGGTGGAGGGCCGTGTGGATGCGGGCGAGGACGCCGACCCGAGCATCCTCGTCGGAGCTCCCAGCGGCATTCGTCCAGCGCTGGCCGCCGCCAGTGCGGACCGTAAGCCAGTGGTGATCGTCGTCCCCTCCGGTCGCGAGGCGGAGGATCTCGTCGGCGATCTGCGATCGTGGTATGACGGCGATCCGAATGAAGTGGCACAGCTGATGGCATGGGAGACGCTGCCCCACGAGCGGCTTAGCCCACGCGCCGACACGGTGGCGAACCGCATGGAGACGTTCTACCGGTTGTGCCACCCGCAGTCCGACAGCGAGATGTTCGGTCCGATACGCATTCTGGTCATGCCGGTGCGTTCGCTCATCCAGCCGGTGGTGGCCGGCATAGGCGACGTGAAGCCGCTCGTTTTCGCGCAAGGTGAGGAAATCGCCCTTGAAGATGCCGTGCAGGGCCTCGTCCGCAATTCCTATACGCGCGTCGATCTGGTGATGGACCGTGGCGAGTTCGCAGTGCGCGGCGGCATCATCGACGTGTTTGTCCCCACCGAACCGCATCCGGTGCGCATCGAGTTCTTCGGTGACGAGATCGACACGATCCGCCGCTTCCATTCCTCCGACCAGCGCACCTATGGTGAGCCGATCAGGTCGGTGTGGGCCACACCATGCCGTGAGCTGCAACTGACCGAGGGCATACGAGAGCGTGCGCAATCGCTGATCGGGCAGATTCCGAATGCCGACGATCTTCTGGAATCGATAGCCAACGCGATCCCGCAGGAGGGCATGGAGTCTCTCATCCCGGCATTGGTGGACGACCTCGAACCAGTTTCGAGCATGCTGCCGAGGGATTCCATCGTAATGCTGTTCGACCCGGAACGGTTGCGTCGTGCAGTGGATGACCTGATGAAGACGGCGGGCGAGTTCCTCGCCACCAGCTGGCATGTGGCCGCATCGGGACATGGCGCGGGTGCACCGATCTCCTTCGAATCCGCGAACTTCCTTGATCTCGATGAGATGGTGGGCCAGCTCACCTACTCTAACCACGAGCTATGGAAGGTGAGCGGGTTCACTGTGGACCAGTCGCTGCCGGGGCACGTGCAGATCGATGCGGTGGCGCCGCAGGATCTCCACGGCAGTGGCGAGAAGGCCGAAGATCATCTCGGCGAGCTCATTCGCAACGATTACGCGGTCGTTATCACAGCCGCGGCACAGGGCACGCTGAGCCGCCTCAAGCGCATGCTCAATGAGATCGGCGTCGTGCATTTCGACACGATTCGTTCGCAGGCGCAAGACGGTTTCATCGACCACGCGTCGAAGACCGCGCTGCTCACCGAGCGCGACCTCACCGGCCGCACCAGTGTCGCTGCAGGCGTCAAGACGGCACGTAAACGTCGCAAATCCATTGATCTCATGGAATTGAAACCGGGCGATTTCGTGGTGCACGAACAGCATGGCATCGGTCGGTTCATCGAGATGCGCCAACGCACAACCGGCTCGGGCAAGAACCAGGCCACCCGCGAGTACCTGGTCATCGAATACGCGCCGAGCAAGCGCAATGCGCCGCCGGACAAGCTGTTCATACCCACCGACCAGCTCGATCAGGTGAGCAAGTACATCGGTGCCGAGATTCCCAAGCTCAACAAGCTCGGCGGTTCGGATTGGGCGCAGACCAAGGCGAAGGCGAAGAAGCATGTGCATGAGATCGCGCAGAACCTCATTCGCCTGTATTCCGCGCGTCAACGTGCCAAGGGATTCGCGTTCAGCAAGGACACCCCGTGGCAGAAAGAGCTCGAGGACGCCTTCCCATATCAGGAGACGGCGGACCAGCTCACCACGATCGACGACGTCAAGGCCGATATGGAGAAACCGATTCCCATGGACCGTCTCATCTGCGGAGACGTGGGCTTCGGCAAGACCGAGATCGCGATCCGCGCCGCGTTCAAGGCGGTGCAGGATTCCAAGCAGGTGGCTGTGCTCGTGCCGACGACCCTACTCGTGCAGCAGCATCTGCAGACCTTCACCGAACGTTTTGAGGGCTTCCCGGTGAATATACGCGCCATGAGCCGATTCCAAAGCACGAAGGAGATCAATGAGACGATCAAGGGTCTCGCCGACGGCACCGTCGATGTGGTGATAGGCACCCATAAGCTGCTGAGTCCGAAGATCAAGTTCAAGGATCTGGGCCTTGTGATCATCGACGAGGAGCAGCGTTTTGGTGTTGAGGCGAAGGAGACGCTCAAGGCCGTACGCACGAATGTCGATGTACTGAGCCTGTCGGCCACGCCGATTCCACGCACGTTGGAGATGGCCGTCACCGGCATTCGCGAGATGTCCACGCTGGCGACTCCGCCCGAGGACCGCCTGCCCGTGCTCACCTATGTGGGCGCCTATGAGGACGCGCAGGCCACCGCGGCGATTCGACGCGAACTGTTGCGCGGCGGTCAGGTGTTCTACATCCACAACCGTGTCGAGGGCATAGAGGAGAAGGCCAAGCGCCTGCAGGACCTCGTTCCCGAGGCCCGGATAGGCATTGCCCATGGCAAGATGGGACGTAAGCAGCTCGACCAGATCATCCGCGATTTCTGGCATCGTGACATCGATGTGCTGCTGTGCACGACGATTGTCGAGACGGGTCTGGATATCTCGAATGCGAACACGCTGATTGTGGATCGTGCCGACCGATTCGGCCTCTCCCAATTGCATCAGCTCCGTGGACGTGTCGGTCGAGGCCGTGATCGTGCCTATGCCTATTTCCTGTACGATCCGAGCAAGCCGATGACCGAGCAGTCCCACGAACGTCTGGTCACCATTGCGCAGAACACCGCATTGGGTTCCGGCTTCGATGTGGCCATGAAGGATCTCGAGTTGCGCGGCACCGGCAACCTGCTGGGCGATGAGCAGAGCGGACACATCGAAGGCGTGGGTTTCGACCTCTATGTGCGCATGGTGAGCGAGGCGATCGAGGATTACAAGGATCCGGAACGCACGGAACCGGTTGCGGTCACCATCGACCTGCCGATCGAGGCATCGATACCCGTGGACTACATCGGTTCCGACAAGCTGCGGCTAGAGGTCTACCGCAAGCTGGCCGGTGCCCGCAGCGAGAAGGACCTGAACGAGTTGCGCGACGAACTGACCGACCGCTACGGCAAGCCGCCGAAGGTGTTCGAATCATTGTTCGACGTGGCGCGTCTTCGTGAGAAGGCACGTGCGCTTGGCATCAGCGAGATCATCGGCCAGGGCAGGAAGCTGCGCATCTCGAAGATCGACCCTGCCGAATCGGTGCAGCTGCGCATCTCGCGCATCTACCCAGGTGCCCAATACCGGCCCATGTTGAACGCGTACACCATCCCCACGCCGTTCGAAGGTTCGATGGGTTCCGGTCCGATGGAATCGGATGAGGTGCTGCGTTGGACCGAGCAGCTCCTCGACGATCTAGCGTGGTCTGCAAAGCCTGTGAAGTAG
- the pth gene encoding aminoacyl-tRNA hydrolase has protein sequence MASEFWLIVGLGNPGVKYRNTRHNMGFMTVNELAKRWSIHFANHKGLADLGKGTMSLNGQTAKVFLCKPLTYMNDSGQAVQSIREYYHINLDHIVVIHDDMDLEFGRIKLKSGGSAGGHNGIKSIDRCLHSPDYARVRMGVGHASRSGDAHDNTINWVLGEFNAAQRKQLPEFLADGADAAETIVFEGLTKAQDKFNAR, from the coding sequence ATGGCAAGCGAATTCTGGCTGATTGTGGGATTGGGCAACCCGGGGGTGAAATACCGCAACACCCGGCACAACATGGGATTCATGACGGTCAACGAGTTGGCGAAGCGCTGGAGCATCCATTTCGCCAACCACAAGGGACTGGCCGATCTGGGCAAAGGCACGATGAGTCTCAACGGCCAGACGGCGAAAGTGTTCTTGTGCAAACCATTGACCTATATGAACGATTCCGGGCAGGCCGTGCAGTCAATCCGTGAGTACTACCACATCAATCTCGACCACATCGTGGTGATCCACGACGACATGGACCTTGAATTCGGCCGCATCAAATTGAAGTCCGGTGGCTCGGCCGGAGGCCACAATGGCATCAAGTCAATCGACCGCTGCCTGCATTCCCCCGATTATGCGCGTGTGCGCATGGGTGTCGGGCATGCCAGCCGATCCGGCGACGCCCACGACAACACGATCAACTGGGTGCTCGGCGAATTCAATGCCGCACAGCGCAAGCAACTTCCCGAGTTCCTTGCCGACGGTGCGGATGCCGCGGAGACAATCGTATTCGAAGGCCTCACGAAAGCTCAGGATAAATTCAATGCCCGATGA
- a CDS encoding GNAT family N-acetyltransferase, which yields MPMREGRGPVAAPLTHEQDVRGLLCRYAGAMQQFRYRLATVDDVAVITDIYNEAVMAGGSTADTVPVTYEARRRWIEAHVDPYAVLVFEAITDDGEAEEVGFGAISVFYDRPGYDGVCDLAYYVTARWQRRGVGRFALRALLNECRARAMRKACAIIFSDNTASNALVESFGFEPFGEMPEAAYDSRGVLHDMSYWCLDLTPMKATGAVEGIVRR from the coding sequence ATGCCCATGCGTGAGGGGCGCGGTCCTGTGGCCGCGCCCCTCACGCATGAACAGGATGTGCGCGGTCTGCTGTGCCGATATGCTGGAGCCATGCAGCAATTCAGATATCGCCTTGCCACAGTGGATGACGTTGCGGTCATCACCGACATCTATAACGAAGCGGTGATGGCCGGAGGGTCCACGGCCGACACGGTGCCGGTCACCTATGAAGCGCGTCGGCGATGGATTGAGGCCCACGTCGATCCATATGCGGTGCTCGTGTTCGAGGCGATTACCGACGACGGTGAGGCCGAGGAGGTGGGATTCGGCGCCATATCGGTGTTCTACGACCGTCCGGGTTACGACGGCGTATGCGATCTGGCATATTATGTGACCGCACGATGGCAGCGCAGGGGAGTAGGCAGATTCGCACTGCGCGCGCTGCTGAACGAATGCCGCGCGCGTGCGATGCGCAAGGCCTGCGCCATCATCTTCTCCGACAATACTGCATCGAACGCGCTGGTGGAGTCCTTCGGCTTTGAGCCATTCGGTGAAATGCCCGAAGCTGCGTATGATTCCAGAGGAGTGCTGCACGACATGAGCTACTGGTGCCTCGATCTGACCCCGATGAAGGCCACGGGCGCAGTAGAGGGCATCGTGCGGCGGTGA
- a CDS encoding UPF0182 family protein, with product MSFFDPFFGAGHGTRRSQSQSNDDDPIVINIETDGEPPHSNAAGAGNGTPRSPRITRKPAKPHGNHGRRVAIAVVVAIAIIVALFFAISSFAADVMWYSQLGFQSIVWTLLGARVGLWVFYAALMVLVSYIAATLAIRARPDFADGSTIRINGDTIEIGKSVSSRTARRVAVVISLIAGIIFGSKVNANWTEILLMFHTQSFGSVDPQFGLDNGFYVFVLPGLRMLVSAFTLLMFVALVFSVATHVAMGGIRFTMPVHGHGLFAITKRARRQIGIWLVLWMLSWAVSQGLSVFSSLTAQGDRFTGANYTAVTAGIPVTIIMAVLTAVLGVVLCVWLMTTHVFDDAVSRPTANASAAWREWRVPTIAVASTLVVGILLSTLWPMLLQRFRVNPNAQEMESAYIQRNIDATRAAYGLDAVKTEEYKATTKAQAGALQKDAETTAQIRLLDPQIVSPTFKQLQQMKQYYTFADTLAVDKYDIDGVNQDTVIAAREINLEGNDNRNWVNDHTVYTHGYGIVAAYGNKVTSDGQPQFFEYGIPTQGYLTDTQHYEPRIYFSPEAPEYSIVGAPQGTQSWEFDYPTGSEGATTTFNGNGGPRIGNIFSRLIYSIKFGSDQILFSDRVNADSQILYDRSPKERVAKVAPYLTLDGRVYPAVVDGRVKWIVDGYTTSSNYPYSQKTDLAEATQDSTTISSQTVQGLTDKEVNYMRNSVKATVDAYDGSVDLYTWDDSDPVLKAWQSIFPGQYHPMSEISGDLMAHMRYPEGMFKVQRQLLAKYHVTSASQFFSGEDFWQTPVDPTESKSEQSRDVLQPPYYLTLQTGGSDEPVFSLTSTYIPAGSSTREILTGFLSVDSDAGRTKGVRGPDYGTIRLQELPKDSNVPGPGQAQNNFNANADVSKELNLLESGSTQVERGNLLTLPLGGGLVYVEPVYVKSSGATSYPLLKKVLVAFGDQVGFANTLNEALNQVFDGNSGAQAGDGENQGSSGNPSDSGAADDKADGSGSTANTNRNPELSQALQDAGKAMKDADSAMKKGDWSGYGEAQKRLEEALDKAMALDK from the coding sequence ATGTCTTTCTTTGACCCATTCTTCGGTGCCGGGCATGGCACCCGGCGATCACAATCGCAATCGAATGATGACGATCCGATCGTCATCAACATCGAGACCGACGGCGAGCCCCCGCATTCGAATGCTGCAGGCGCCGGCAACGGCACGCCCCGCTCTCCGCGCATCACTCGCAAGCCTGCGAAACCCCATGGCAACCACGGGCGCCGGGTGGCCATTGCCGTCGTCGTGGCCATTGCCATCATAGTGGCGTTGTTCTTCGCGATCTCGTCATTCGCAGCAGACGTCATGTGGTATTCGCAGCTCGGCTTCCAGAGCATTGTCTGGACGTTGCTCGGCGCCCGTGTGGGCTTGTGGGTGTTCTATGCAGCCCTCATGGTGCTCGTCAGTTACATTGCCGCTACTCTGGCCATTCGTGCACGCCCCGATTTCGCCGATGGCTCCACAATCCGCATCAACGGCGACACCATCGAGATCGGCAAGAGCGTGAGCTCGCGCACTGCTCGCCGCGTGGCGGTGGTCATCTCGCTGATCGCGGGCATTATTTTCGGTTCCAAGGTCAATGCGAACTGGACCGAGATCCTGCTCATGTTCCACACCCAGAGCTTCGGCTCCGTCGATCCTCAGTTCGGCTTGGACAACGGTTTCTACGTATTCGTGCTGCCGGGACTGCGCATGCTCGTCTCCGCGTTCACACTGCTCATGTTCGTGGCGCTGGTGTTCAGCGTGGCCACGCATGTCGCCATGGGCGGCATTCGCTTCACGATGCCGGTGCATGGCCACGGTTTGTTCGCCATCACGAAGCGTGCCCGTCGCCAGATCGGCATCTGGCTGGTGCTGTGGATGCTGTCCTGGGCAGTGAGCCAAGGGCTCTCGGTCTTTTCATCGCTCACCGCACAGGGCGATCGATTCACCGGCGCCAACTACACCGCGGTGACTGCCGGCATTCCCGTCACCATCATCATGGCGGTGCTCACAGCCGTCCTCGGCGTGGTGCTGTGTGTGTGGCTCATGACCACCCATGTATTCGACGACGCCGTATCGCGTCCCACGGCGAATGCATCCGCCGCATGGCGTGAATGGCGCGTGCCCACCATCGCCGTGGCGTCCACGCTCGTCGTTGGCATACTGCTGTCCACGCTATGGCCGATGCTGCTCCAGCGGTTCCGCGTGAATCCGAATGCACAGGAGATGGAATCGGCATACATTCAGCGCAACATCGACGCGACCCGGGCTGCCTACGGGCTGGATGCGGTGAAGACCGAGGAGTACAAGGCCACCACGAAGGCGCAGGCCGGCGCCCTGCAGAAGGACGCGGAGACCACGGCGCAGATTCGACTGCTCGACCCGCAGATCGTCTCGCCTACATTCAAGCAGCTTCAGCAGATGAAGCAGTACTATACGTTCGCCGACACGCTGGCGGTCGACAAATATGACATCGATGGCGTCAATCAGGACACGGTGATCGCAGCCCGAGAGATCAACCTCGAGGGCAACGACAACCGCAATTGGGTGAACGACCACACCGTGTACACCCATGGCTATGGCATCGTCGCCGCCTACGGCAACAAAGTGACGAGTGACGGGCAGCCGCAGTTCTTCGAATACGGCATTCCGACGCAGGGGTATCTCACCGACACCCAGCACTACGAACCGCGCATCTACTTCTCGCCGGAAGCACCCGAGTATTCGATCGTCGGCGCGCCACAGGGCACGCAGTCGTGGGAATTCGACTACCCAACGGGTTCCGAGGGAGCCACCACCACCTTCAATGGCAATGGTGGCCCGCGCATCGGCAACATCTTCTCCCGGCTCATCTATTCGATCAAGTTCGGCTCCGACCAGATCCTGTTCTCCGACCGTGTGAACGCGGATTCCCAGATTCTCTACGATCGTTCCCCCAAGGAACGTGTCGCCAAGGTCGCGCCGTACCTCACCCTTGACGGACGAGTGTATCCGGCGGTGGTGGACGGCCGGGTCAAATGGATTGTGGATGGCTACACCACCTCGAGCAACTACCCGTACTCGCAGAAGACGGACCTTGCCGAGGCGACGCAGGACTCCACCACCATCTCCTCCCAGACGGTGCAGGGCCTGACGGACAAGGAAGTCAACTACATGCGCAATTCGGTGAAGGCCACCGTCGACGCCTACGACGGTTCGGTGGACCTCTACACCTGGGATGACTCCGATCCGGTGCTCAAGGCGTGGCAGAGCATCTTCCCGGGCCAATACCACCCGATGAGCGAGATCTCCGGCGACCTCATGGCGCATATGCGCTATCCGGAGGGCATGTTCAAGGTGCAGCGCCAGCTGCTGGCCAAATACCATGTGACCTCGGCCTCGCAGTTCTTCTCGGGCGAGGACTTCTGGCAGACCCCGGTCGATCCGACCGAATCGAAGAGCGAGCAGTCCCGCGATGTGCTGCAGCCGCCGTATTACCTCACTTTGCAGACCGGCGGTTCCGACGAACCGGTGTTCTCGCTCACCTCCACATATATTCCGGCGGGTTCGAGCACCCGTGAGATTCTCACCGGGTTCCTGTCGGTGGACTCGGACGCCGGCCGCACCAAGGGCGTCAGAGGACCCGATTACGGCACGATACGCCTGCAGGAGCTGCCGAAGGATTCCAATGTGCCCGGACCTGGGCAGGCGCAGAACAACTTCAACGCGAACGCCGATGTGTCGAAGGAGCTCAACCTGCTCGAATCCGGTTCGACTCAAGTGGAACGCGGCAATCTGCTCACGTTGCCGCTGGGCGGTGGCCTGGTCTATGTGGAGCCGGTGTACGTGAAGTCCTCCGGCGCGACCAGCTACCCGTTGCTCAAGAAAGTGCTCGTCGCCTTTGGAGACCAGGTCGGTTTCGCCAATACGCTCAACGAGGCGTTGAACCAGGTGTTCGATGGCAATTCGGGCGCTCAGGCCGGCGATGGCGAGAATCAGGGGAGTAGCGGGAATCCGTCCGATTCCGGTGCGGCCGACGACAAGGCGGACGGTTCGGGCTCCACAGCGAATACAAACCGGAATCCTGAGCTTTCGCAGGCTCTGCAGGATGCCGGAAAGGCCATGAAAGACGCCGACTCCGCAATGAAGAAGGGCGACTGGAGCGGCTATGGGGAGGCGCAGAAGCGTCTCGAAGAGGCACTCGACAAGGCGATGGCACTCGACAAGTGA